A region from the Melioribacter roseus P3M-2 genome encodes:
- a CDS encoding ABC transporter ATP-binding protein, giving the protein MIEIKNLHKSFGGNKVLRGIDLTINTGESIAIIGKSGCGKSVLLKHIVGLIMPDEGDIIVDGNSVTNLPKEKLYDIRKRFGFLFQGAALFDSMTVFENVSLPLVENNYNFTGEEIEKLVEEKLSLVGLPGTENLKPSELSGGMKKRVGLARALITNPEYILYDEPTTGLDPVTSDSIDELIKELNAKLNVTSIIVTHDMFSVKKTAERIAMIHEGKIYFSGDIEEMLGLNDPVIKNFVKRTGF; this is encoded by the coding sequence ATGATTGAAATAAAAAATCTGCACAAATCATTCGGCGGTAATAAAGTGCTTCGAGGAATCGACCTGACTATCAATACGGGCGAGTCGATTGCCATAATCGGCAAGAGCGGATGCGGCAAATCGGTACTGTTAAAACATATTGTAGGACTGATAATGCCCGACGAAGGCGATATTATTGTCGACGGTAATTCCGTAACTAATCTCCCGAAAGAAAAATTGTACGATATACGGAAGCGTTTCGGATTTCTTTTTCAGGGAGCCGCGCTATTCGACTCGATGACCGTATTCGAAAATGTAAGCCTGCCGCTTGTGGAAAACAATTATAACTTTACCGGGGAAGAAATCGAAAAACTGGTCGAAGAAAAACTCTCTCTCGTAGGCTTGCCGGGAACGGAAAACTTAAAACCTTCCGAACTTTCCGGCGGTATGAAAAAACGCGTGGGACTCGCCAGAGCGTTGATTACAAATCCCGAATATATTCTTTACGACGAACCGACAACGGGACTCGACCCGGTTACATCGGATTCAATCGACGAGTTGATCAAAGAGCTCAACGCTAAATTGAACGTCACCTCGATTATTGTAACGCACGACATGTTCAGCGTAAAAAAGACCGCCGAGAGGATTGCCATGATACACGAAGGAAAAATTTATTTTTCCGGCGACATTGAAGAAATGCTCGGATTGAACGATCCGGTAATAAAGAATTTCGTTAAAAGGACTGGATTTTAA
- a CDS encoding MauE/DoxX family redox-associated membrane protein: MNNKISVAIKYLLGVVFLFSAYSKAVGPGLIEIILIDHGLTDSREIAAALTRILIGFEFGLGILFFLPYEIKRFTLPLAALFLTVFTFYLLYTEFVLGDSQNCGCFGSTIAMSPIESAFKNAALLILVYIVHRHEKTSRKNLMVPAAALIIAVAVTFIAVPVKSADDFPFSNYTHFEGAGRADLSSGDKFVAVFNTECEHCQELAREIAGSDKDRKFASKLFTLFYSEGEVNVDSFKTLTGYDYPYRLIDADEFFDLIGSSPPRIYVIRNGVVKDILDDNFDEFIETLQK; encoded by the coding sequence ATGAACAATAAAATCTCCGTTGCGATTAAATACCTGCTCGGCGTTGTGTTCTTGTTCTCCGCTTATTCCAAAGCCGTCGGACCCGGCTTAATCGAAATTATTCTTATTGACCACGGACTAACGGACAGCCGCGAAATTGCAGCGGCGCTTACTCGCATTTTAATAGGATTTGAATTCGGGCTCGGTATTTTATTCTTTCTTCCGTACGAAATCAAAAGATTCACTCTGCCCCTGGCCGCGCTGTTTCTGACTGTTTTTACCTTCTACTTGCTTTATACGGAATTTGTCCTCGGCGACTCGCAAAATTGCGGATGTTTCGGCAGCACGATTGCAATGTCGCCCATTGAATCGGCATTTAAAAATGCTGCGCTGCTTATTCTCGTTTATATCGTCCACAGACATGAGAAGACATCCCGGAAAAATCTTATGGTGCCCGCAGCCGCGTTAATTATTGCCGTCGCGGTTACATTCATTGCGGTTCCCGTTAAATCTGCGGACGATTTCCCATTCTCTAATTACACGCATTTCGAAGGCGCGGGAAGAGCAGACCTTTCGAGCGGCGATAAATTTGTAGCGGTGTTTAATACGGAATGCGAACACTGCCAGGAATTGGCGAGAGAGATTGCCGGCTCGGACAAAGACCGCAAATTCGCTTCGAAACTTTTTACTCTCTTTTATTCAGAAGGCGAGGTAAACGTCGATTCATTTAAAACATTGACCGGTTACGATTATCCGTACAGATTAATCGACGCCGATGAATTTTTCGACTTAATCGGTTCTTCCCCGCCGAGAATTTATGTCATCCGCAACGGAGTTGTAAAAGATATCCTGGACGATAATTTCGATGAATTCATAGAAACCTTACAAAAATGA
- the rsmI gene encoding 16S rRNA (cytidine(1402)-2'-O)-methyltransferase, with protein MKPKLYIVSTPIGNYEDITLRALKILRGCDFIICEEYREANRLLSEYDIKKELYSLNEHNEEENSYTLLEKIRQAESVALISDCGTPLFSDPGTLLVQLAIKNGIEVIPVPGSNSLMAALVGSGFDFKKFYYAGWISPKKDLRRRDLMRLKEIKELIVLMETPYRLVKILEDVTMHFGSSKQVVLAYNLTQKDEEFIRGTAGEALNVAKSRNLKGEFVLIIDNRR; from the coding sequence ATGAAACCGAAGTTATATATTGTTTCGACACCTATCGGCAATTACGAAGACATTACGCTTCGCGCGTTGAAAATACTGCGCGGCTGCGATTTTATTATATGCGAGGAATACAGGGAAGCCAATCGACTTCTTTCGGAATATGACATTAAGAAAGAACTTTATTCGCTCAACGAACATAACGAAGAAGAAAACTCATATACGCTTTTGGAGAAAATACGGCAGGCCGAATCGGTTGCATTAATTTCCGATTGCGGTACGCCTTTGTTTTCGGATCCCGGAACTTTGCTTGTTCAGCTTGCAATAAAAAACGGAATCGAAGTTATTCCCGTACCCGGCAGCAATTCTCTTATGGCGGCATTGGTCGGTTCCGGATTCGACTTCAAAAAATTTTATTATGCAGGCTGGATTTCGCCCAAAAAAGATTTACGCCGGCGCGATTTGATGAGATTGAAAGAAATAAAAGAATTGATAGTTTTGATGGAAACTCCTTACCGCCTTGTTAAAATACTGGAAGACGTAACAATGCATTTCGGGAGTTCCAAACAGGTCGTACTGGCGTATAATTTAACTCAAAAAGACGAAGAGTTTATAAGAGGCACTGCAGGAGAAGCGCTGAATGTCGCCAAATCGCGTAATCTCAAAGGCGAATTTGTCTTGATTATTGATAACAGAAGATAA
- a CDS encoding alpha/beta hydrolase family protein, protein MNFDPVINDPKHYDPDYPSSMIPVAFESKGSRLLGTYFTAAGKGPHPVIILLHGFPGNENNFDLAHVFRRQGFNVLTFHYRGCWGSQGDYSWENLPDDLGAAIEFIKSNRGNEKLRADTGKIILAGHSMGGFASLYYSVFSDEIKNVISMAGFNAGAFGELLKINKEIYNLSVEKIKFAATIVNNASAEGLLNQLINHIDDWNLLKYSSNLSLKNLLIIGAEYDTTAPLEIHHLPLIASLKMTGAELLEEHILRCGHSFADRRIELARIISNWLTKTRF, encoded by the coding sequence ATGAATTTCGACCCGGTTATAAACGACCCGAAACATTATGATCCGGATTATCCCTCGTCGATGATTCCGGTCGCTTTTGAGAGCAAAGGTTCCAGACTGCTTGGAACGTATTTTACGGCAGCGGGAAAAGGACCGCATCCGGTTATCATTCTGCTTCACGGATTCCCGGGCAACGAAAATAATTTTGATTTGGCTCATGTTTTCAGGCGGCAGGGATTTAACGTGCTGACGTTCCACTACAGAGGATGCTGGGGAAGTCAGGGCGACTATTCCTGGGAAAACCTGCCGGATGACCTTGGCGCCGCAATAGAATTCATAAAGTCGAACCGGGGTAATGAAAAATTAAGAGCCGACACCGGTAAAATTATCCTCGCCGGGCACAGTATGGGAGGTTTTGCTTCGCTCTATTATTCAGTTTTTAGCGATGAAATAAAAAACGTTATTTCGATGGCGGGATTTAATGCCGGGGCATTCGGCGAGCTGCTTAAGATTAATAAGGAAATTTACAATCTGAGCGTCGAGAAAATAAAATTTGCCGCTACGATAGTTAATAACGCATCGGCCGAAGGTCTTCTAAATCAGTTGATAAATCATATCGATGACTGGAATCTGTTGAAATATTCGAGCAACCTTTCCTTGAAAAACCTGCTGATTATCGGAGCGGAGTACGATACAACGGCGCCGTTGGAAATCCATCACCTGCCGCTTATAGCCTCGCTGAAAATGACGGGCGCCGAGTTGCTTGAAGAACATATTCTCCGCTGCGGTCATTCGTTCGCCGACAGAAGAATTGAACTGGCGAGAATAATTTCCAATTGGCTTACAAAAACGAGGTTTTAA
- a CDS encoding NifU family protein, protein MLMVQDVDLTPNPQALKFILNEKLLQKETRSFQSKEEAENDPLAKGIFEIPGVVSVFYMDKFITIEKEPSASWGQIQKPLVEFIKNFDKSLIPPESELPGVSSEEETELLKKINDVINTRVRPALAGDGGGLEIRGLEGYTLKIRYQGACGSCPSAIRGTLIAIENLLKREVNPAIEVVSD, encoded by the coding sequence ATGTTAATGGTTCAGGATGTCGATTTAACGCCGAATCCGCAAGCGCTTAAATTCATATTGAATGAAAAACTGCTTCAAAAAGAAACGCGCAGTTTCCAGAGCAAAGAAGAAGCCGAGAACGACCCGCTGGCAAAAGGGATATTCGAAATTCCGGGCGTCGTTTCGGTCTTTTATATGGATAAATTCATTACTATCGAGAAAGAGCCTTCGGCGTCTTGGGGACAAATCCAGAAACCGCTGGTTGAATTCATCAAGAATTTCGACAAATCCCTGATTCCGCCGGAATCGGAATTGCCGGGAGTCAGTTCGGAAGAAGAAACCGAGCTTTTGAAAAAAATTAATGATGTAATCAACACTCGCGTTCGTCCCGCGCTTGCAGGCGACGGCGGAGGATTGGAAATAAGAGGATTGGAAGGTTATACGCTTAAAATCCGTTATCAGGGCGCATGCGGCAGCTGCCCGAGCGCTATTCGAGGCACTTTGATTGCAATCGAAAACTTACTCAAACGCGAAGTCAATCCCGCAATCGAAGTCGTTTCCGACTGA
- the radA gene encoding DNA repair protein RadA — protein MSKKKTKYVCSNCGYETIRWIGKCPECESWNSFTEEIIETGKHRKEKHSGSYKTFKLSRTIAESEKRIKTGINEFDRVLGGGMMPGSVILIGGDPGIGKSTLVLQAASRINGNVLYVTGEESINQISQRAKRLGINSDSLSVLTETNLENILTAVEKEKPDVVIVDSIQTVYKPELDNTAGTVTQIRESASELMNVAKKQNCSVVLIGHVTKEGIIAGPKILEHIVDTVLQFEGEKSHSYRILRSQKNRFGNTNEIGIFEMLETGLQEVKNPSEIFLNERSTDISGTVVTASIEGSRPLLIEVQALVTPSYYGNPQRVATGFDYRRLAILLAVLEKRAGLKLFSQNVFLNIAGGLRIDEPAIDLAVCVAIVSSFQNRIAKNGLVIIGEVGLGGEIRSVTHIDKRINEAAKLGFGKIILPAGNKKNFSSLNSDLRDKLEINFTDDLNKALQHSFER, from the coding sequence ATGAGTAAAAAGAAAACAAAATACGTCTGCTCCAATTGCGGATACGAAACGATTCGATGGATCGGGAAATGCCCCGAATGCGAAAGCTGGAATTCGTTTACCGAAGAAATAATTGAAACGGGCAAACACCGGAAAGAAAAACACAGCGGCAGTTATAAGACTTTTAAATTGAGCAGAACAATCGCCGAAAGCGAGAAGCGCATCAAGACAGGCATTAATGAATTCGACCGCGTTCTGGGCGGAGGCATGATGCCGGGCTCCGTTATTCTGATAGGCGGCGACCCGGGCATCGGAAAGTCGACGCTCGTTCTTCAGGCGGCGTCCCGGATAAACGGTAATGTGCTATACGTTACCGGCGAGGAATCGATTAATCAAATCAGCCAGCGCGCAAAAAGACTCGGGATCAACTCGGATTCCCTTTCCGTTCTTACCGAAACAAACCTGGAAAATATTCTTACTGCCGTCGAAAAAGAAAAACCCGATGTTGTTATCGTCGATTCGATTCAAACGGTATACAAACCCGAACTCGACAATACCGCCGGAACCGTTACTCAAATCCGCGAATCCGCTTCCGAGTTGATGAACGTCGCCAAGAAACAAAATTGCTCGGTTGTTCTGATCGGACACGTTACAAAGGAAGGAATTATTGCGGGACCCAAAATTCTCGAACATATTGTTGATACGGTATTGCAGTTCGAAGGCGAAAAGAGTCACTCGTACAGGATTCTTCGCTCGCAAAAAAATCGTTTCGGCAATACAAACGAAATCGGGATATTCGAAATGCTCGAGACAGGTCTGCAGGAAGTTAAAAATCCGAGCGAAATTTTTTTGAACGAACGAAGCACCGACATTAGCGGAACTGTAGTAACGGCAAGCATAGAAGGTTCCAGACCCCTATTAATCGAAGTCCAGGCTTTGGTTACACCGTCATATTACGGGAATCCTCAGCGAGTGGCCACAGGTTTCGACTATCGCCGCCTTGCGATTCTTTTAGCCGTTCTGGAAAAACGAGCCGGACTGAAACTATTCTCGCAGAACGTTTTTCTGAATATTGCGGGCGGTCTGAGAATTGACGAACCGGCAATCGACCTGGCCGTATGCGTCGCAATTGTTTCGAGCTTCCAGAACCGAATTGCAAAAAACGGTCTCGTAATTATCGGAGAAGTGGGACTCGGCGGCGAAATCAGAAGCGTTACCCATATCGACAAAAGAATTAACGAAGCGGCTAAGCTGGGATTCGGCAAAATTATTCTCCCGGCGGGAAATAAAAAGAATTTTTCTTCGCTAAATTCCGATCTAAGGGACAAACTAGAAATTAATTTTACTGACGATTTGAATAAAGCTCTTCAACACAGTTTCGAGAGATAA
- a CDS encoding pyridoxal phosphate-dependent decarboxylase family protein, whose protein sequence is MPKRISDMTPEEFSAAGKRVIEWAERYLKDIETYRVLPDIKPGEINKRMPDSPPDFGEEFDKILEDVDRIVMPGITHWQHPKFMAYFASTASGPGILADIVSSTFNSNGMVWKSSPALTEVEAKTLEWYRSMLGLPGNFKGIIYDTASISSFHGIAAARDYKFPESRTKGMSSLPAMRLYCSEQAHSSIEKAAIALGVGIEGVRKIKVDSEFRMIPAELEKAINEDIAMGIDPFCVVATIGTTSTTSVDPVDAISSICRKYDLWLHVDAAYAGVTAMLPEMKIHFKGIENADSIVSNPHKWLFVPIDLSVFYTKRPETLKRAFSLVPEYLKTEVDAEVENLMDYGIQLGRRFRALKLWFVIRYFGVEGLKEILRKHIRLAQSFADWIRESNEFELLAPAPFSAVCFRAVPPGLKEEDLNKFNKLLLERINSTGELFLTHTVLNDKFTIRLVVSGIRQEERHVEEARKVIKREYETLLNNQ, encoded by the coding sequence ATGCCCAAAAGAATATCGGACATGACGCCGGAAGAATTTTCCGCCGCCGGCAAGCGGGTAATCGAATGGGCGGAACGTTATTTAAAAGATATCGAAACGTATCGCGTGCTGCCCGATATTAAACCGGGCGAAATTAATAAACGGATGCCCGACTCGCCGCCGGACTTCGGCGAAGAGTTTGATAAGATTCTTGAAGACGTCGATCGAATTGTAATGCCCGGAATTACTCACTGGCAGCATCCCAAATTCATGGCGTATTTCGCGTCGACCGCCAGCGGTCCGGGAATCCTGGCGGATATCGTAAGTTCGACATTCAATTCGAACGGAATGGTCTGGAAATCTTCTCCCGCGCTGACCGAAGTGGAAGCAAAAACGCTCGAATGGTATCGTTCGATGCTCGGATTGCCCGGAAATTTTAAAGGAATAATTTACGATACGGCGTCGATAAGTTCTTTTCACGGTATAGCCGCGGCGCGGGATTATAAATTTCCAGAATCGAGAACAAAAGGAATGAGCTCGCTTCCGGCTATGAGATTATACTGTTCCGAACAAGCGCATTCTTCGATAGAAAAAGCCGCGATTGCGCTCGGCGTCGGAATTGAAGGCGTTCGTAAAATCAAAGTCGATTCGGAATTCAGGATGATTCCGGCGGAACTTGAAAAAGCGATCAACGAAGACATTGCAATGGGGATTGATCCTTTTTGCGTCGTTGCCACAATCGGAACGACTTCGACAACGAGCGTAGATCCTGTCGATGCAATAAGTTCGATATGCCGGAAGTACGATTTGTGGCTTCACGTCGACGCCGCCTATGCCGGAGTAACCGCCATGCTGCCGGAAATGAAAATACATTTCAAGGGCATCGAAAACGCCGATTCGATTGTGTCGAATCCTCATAAATGGCTCTTCGTTCCGATTGACCTGAGCGTGTTTTATACAAAACGTCCCGAAACACTGAAAAGGGCGTTTTCGCTTGTGCCGGAATATCTCAAAACGGAAGTCGATGCGGAAGTTGAAAATCTGATGGATTACGGCATTCAACTGGGCAGACGATTCCGCGCTCTTAAACTCTGGTTCGTAATCAGATATTTCGGCGTCGAAGGATTGAAGGAAATTTTAAGAAAACATATTCGTCTGGCTCAATCTTTTGCCGACTGGATAAGAGAGTCGAACGAATTTGAATTATTGGCGCCGGCGCCGTTCAGCGCCGTTTGTTTCAGAGCGGTTCCTCCGGGATTGAAAGAAGAAGATTTGAACAAATTCAACAAACTTTTGCTGGAGCGTATAAATTCTACGGGCGAATTATTCCTTACTCACACGGTTTTGAACGACAAATTTACAATTCGACTCGTAGTTTCGGGAATCCGTCAGGAAGAAAGACACGTCGAAGAAGCGCGCAAAGTAATCAAGAGGGAATACGAAACACTCTTGAATAATCAGTGA
- a CDS encoding aminodeoxychorismate synthase component I, whose amino-acid sequence MKCKSEAIKLMNMYGGASEPFVFLIDFDMNNTIVCKPEEADKFGLKYSINEKQERDALSENIKLEKFPPSFGDYKKAFDIVFKEIYDGNTYLLNLTFPTLIKTDLSLDQIYELSRAKYKILLKDRFVCFSPEIFVKIKDDKISSYPMKGTIDASIPNAEELILSDEKETAEHNTIVDLIRNDLSITAKNVRVEKFRYIDIIETHDKTLLQVSSEITGELPPDYKRRLGDIIFSLLPAGSVTGAPKKRTVDIIKRAENYKRGFYTGIFGIFDGESLDSCVLIRFIESIDGKLFYKSGGGITHLSNVESEYEELLKKIYVPIN is encoded by the coding sequence ATGAAGTGCAAGAGCGAAGCTATTAAATTAATGAACATGTACGGAGGCGCATCCGAACCATTCGTTTTTCTGATCGATTTCGATATGAATAATACCATTGTCTGCAAACCGGAAGAAGCCGATAAATTCGGATTAAAATATTCCATAAATGAAAAACAAGAAAGAGACGCACTATCAGAAAATATAAAACTCGAAAAATTTCCGCCTTCTTTCGGGGATTACAAAAAAGCATTCGACATTGTATTCAAGGAAATCTACGACGGCAACACTTATTTGTTGAATCTTACCTTTCCCACTCTGATTAAAACGGATTTGAGTCTGGATCAAATTTACGAACTGAGCCGCGCCAAGTATAAAATTTTGCTTAAAGACCGCTTTGTTTGCTTCTCGCCCGAAATCTTCGTAAAAATTAAAGACGACAAGATTTCTTCTTATCCGATGAAGGGCACAATCGACGCATCGATTCCGAATGCTGAAGAATTGATATTAAGCGACGAAAAGGAAACCGCCGAACACAATACGATTGTCGATTTAATCCGAAACGACCTGTCGATTACGGCTAAGAACGTACGCGTTGAAAAATTCCGTTACATCGATATAATCGAAACGCACGACAAGACGCTCTTGCAGGTGAGTTCGGAAATTACGGGAGAATTGCCGCCCGATTACAAACGCCGTTTAGGCGACATAATATTCTCTCTTTTGCCCGCTGGCTCGGTTACCGGGGCGCCTAAAAAGCGAACCGTGGATATAATTAAACGGGCAGAGAACTACAAACGCGGTTTTTATACCGGAATATTTGGTATATTTGACGGAGAATCGCTCGACAGTTGCGTTTTAATCCGGTTTATCGAATCGATCGACGGAAAACTATTTTATAAAAGCGGCGGGGGCATTACTCACTTGAGCAATGTTGAATCGGAATACGAGGAATTACTAAAGAAAATTTATGTCCCGATTAATTGA
- a CDS encoding prohibitin family protein, with amino-acid sequence MLFVISLLIAAASFFVYQSMRKTGRYQESRFSLGALALGIVIAFSQLFTVIPAGTVGVVDFLGNVSEKTLKAGVNFVNPLANVIKFSIKTQEIKELMNVPSKEGLTVQLEISLLYSLDPENASKIYRTVGENYTNIILIPQFRSVVRAITAKYEAKALYTDSRELLATEIRNELEKLVTPRGIRIEASPLRQIVLPSGLTAAIEEKLKAEQESQRMQFVLKREEQEAERKRIEAKGIADFQDIVSRGISDQLLKWKGIEATENLSKSQNSKIIIIGSGKSGLPVILNP; translated from the coding sequence ATGTTATTTGTAATTTCATTATTAATCGCAGCCGCTTCGTTTTTTGTCTACCAAAGCATGCGCAAGACAGGCCGTTACCAGGAATCGCGATTTTCACTCGGAGCGCTTGCGCTCGGAATTGTAATTGCATTTTCGCAATTGTTCACCGTCATACCCGCGGGCACAGTCGGCGTAGTCGATTTCCTCGGAAACGTAAGCGAAAAAACGCTGAAAGCGGGAGTAAATTTCGTCAATCCTTTGGCTAACGTAATTAAATTCAGCATTAAAACTCAGGAAATTAAAGAGCTGATGAACGTGCCATCAAAAGAAGGTTTGACCGTTCAACTCGAAATAAGTTTGCTTTACAGTCTCGATCCTGAAAACGCGTCGAAAATTTATCGTACCGTAGGAGAGAATTATACGAATATAATTTTGATTCCTCAGTTCAGATCGGTTGTCCGTGCAATTACAGCCAAGTACGAAGCCAAAGCCCTCTATACGGATTCGAGAGAGCTTCTTGCAACGGAAATTAGAAACGAACTCGAAAAACTCGTTACTCCCCGCGGAATAAGGATAGAAGCTTCTCCGCTGCGACAGATAGTCCTGCCCTCCGGTCTTACAGCCGCTATTGAAGAAAAATTAAAAGCCGAGCAGGAAAGCCAGAGGATGCAGTTCGTACTCAAACGCGAAGAACAGGAAGCCGAACGCAAACGAATCGAAGCAAAAGGAATAGCTGACTTTCAGGATATCGTATCGCGCGGCATCAGCGATCAATTGTTGAAATGGAAAGGAATCGAAGCTACGGAAAACCTGTCGAAATCTCAAAATTCCAAAATTATTATTATCGGCTCGGGTAAATCGGGACTTCCTGTAATTTTGAATCCGTAA
- a CDS encoding proline--tRNA ligase, whose product MKFSKSFLPTLKETPAEAVIPSHILMIRAGLVRQLSAGIYTWLPLGYKALRKVMDIIREEMNAIGGQEFHYPALNPKEIWEQTGRVEAFGDIMFHIKNRDYVLAPTHEEIVAWHAKGAVASYKELPQIWYQIQTKFRNEPRPRSGVIRGRQFIMKDSYSLDRSFEDLDKSYEMHDKAYRKIFDRCGLKYFVVGASSGAMGGSKSEEFMVRSDAGEDTVAYCEKCGYAANVEVAQSIAAPAKRHEESKEIYEIHTPGVKSIDELCEFLKIDEHETAKSRIYICDGKPVLVLMLGNDEVNETKLQAALGGNVRPAHPEELKEITGADAGSIGPVGFKHRIIADNLLKDANNLYSGANKNDYHIGGIDLKRDVPQIEYFDLRTVESGEKCVRCNSTLEVFKAIELGHIFKLGTKYSEALGVNYLDENGKEHPVVMGSYGIGVERVLACFLEQNYDERGIIWKKPLAPFNIHLIGLNMKNQTVSETSEQLYKELSSMGYEVLFDDRLDASAGFKFNDADLLGMPVQLIVGEKNLKNGNVEVKIRQSGEKIIVQLSELKDKLKELLDK is encoded by the coding sequence ATGAAATTCAGCAAATCGTTTTTGCCCACATTGAAAGAAACGCCCGCCGAGGCGGTTATACCGAGTCATATTTTGATGATACGCGCCGGTCTTGTCAGACAACTTTCAGCAGGCATTTATACGTGGCTGCCGCTCGGATACAAAGCGCTCAGGAAAGTTATGGACATTATCCGCGAAGAGATGAATGCAATCGGAGGACAGGAATTCCATTATCCGGCATTGAATCCGAAAGAGATATGGGAACAGACCGGCAGAGTTGAAGCTTTCGGCGATATTATGTTTCACATTAAAAACAGAGATTACGTGCTAGCGCCCACTCACGAAGAAATAGTAGCATGGCATGCCAAAGGCGCGGTCGCATCATATAAAGAACTTCCTCAAATCTGGTATCAGATACAGACGAAATTCCGGAACGAGCCCCGTCCGCGTAGCGGCGTTATTCGGGGCAGGCAATTTATTATGAAGGATTCTTACTCGCTCGACCGTTCTTTTGAAGACCTCGACAAGTCGTATGAAATGCACGACAAAGCATACAGAAAAATATTCGACAGGTGCGGACTGAAATACTTTGTCGTAGGCGCGTCGAGCGGAGCCATGGGCGGAAGCAAATCGGAAGAATTTATGGTGCGCAGCGACGCCGGCGAAGATACAGTCGCTTATTGCGAAAAATGCGGATATGCGGCAAATGTGGAAGTGGCTCAATCGATTGCCGCGCCTGCCAAACGCCACGAAGAATCGAAAGAAATTTACGAAATTCATACGCCCGGCGTTAAATCGATCGACGAACTGTGCGAGTTCCTGAAAATCGACGAACACGAAACCGCCAAATCGAGAATTTATATCTGCGACGGCAAACCCGTCCTGGTATTGATGCTCGGCAACGACGAAGTTAACGAGACCAAACTTCAGGCAGCGCTCGGCGGAAACGTACGACCGGCTCATCCCGAAGAACTCAAAGAGATAACCGGCGCCGACGCCGGCTCGATAGGACCGGTCGGATTCAAACACAGAATCATTGCCGATAATTTGTTAAAAGACGCCAACAATTTATACAGCGGAGCAAATAAAAACGATTATCATATCGGCGGCATCGATCTTAAACGCGACGTTCCTCAAATCGAATATTTCGATCTGCGCACGGTCGAAAGCGGAGAAAAATGCGTCCGGTGCAATTCCACACTCGAAGTCTTTAAAGCAATCGAGCTGGGCCACATATTCAAACTCGGCACAAAATATTCCGAGGCGCTCGGCGTGAATTATCTCGACGAAAACGGAAAAGAACATCCCGTTGTAATGGGAAGCTACGGCATCGGAGTCGAACGGGTTCTGGCTTGTTTCCTCGAACAGAATTATGACGAGCGCGGTATCATCTGGAAAAAACCTCTCGCTCCTTTCAACATACATCTTATCGGATTGAATATGAAAAACCAGACCGTGTCGGAAACTTCAGAGCAATTGTACAAAGAACTTTCAAGCATGGGCTACGAAGTGCTTTTCGACGACAGACTCGACGCCAGCGCGGGATTCAAATTCAACGACGCCGACCTGCTGGGTATGCCCGTTCAATTAATCGTAGGCGAGAAGAATTTGAAAAATGGAAATGTGGAAGTGAAAATTCGTCAGTCCGGCGAAAAAATTATTGTTCAATTAAGCGAACTGAAGGATAAATTAAAAGAATTGCTCGACAAATAA
- a CDS encoding aminotransferase class IV, with amino-acid sequence MSRLIETIKVYKKNFFNIDYHNRRFNSSRYFLFGIKNEIYLEEILTIPEDITDGLYKCRIVYSDKIHSVEYIPYKRKAINTVKIIFNDDIDYKLKYEDRSGLNALLKNAESDEIIVVKNNKVTDASIYNLVFDDGAKLYTPAQPLLKGTKREKLLAEGFLIESDIEPDDISGFKRIHFINALTDLNEVTVSAESVKQ; translated from the coding sequence ATGTCCCGATTAATTGAAACCATAAAAGTATATAAAAAGAATTTTTTCAATATCGATTACCACAACCGGCGATTTAATTCCTCTCGGTATTTTCTCTTTGGCATTAAGAACGAAATATATCTTGAGGAAATTTTGACTATACCGGAAGATATTACCGATGGCTTATATAAATGCCGAATTGTTTATTCGGATAAAATTCATTCCGTAGAATATATTCCGTATAAAAGGAAGGCAATTAATACCGTCAAAATAATCTTCAATGACGATATCGACTATAAATTAAAATACGAAGACAGAAGCGGGCTCAACGCGCTTTTGAAAAATGCCGAAAGCGACGAAATTATAGTCGTAAAGAACAACAAAGTTACCGACGCTTCGATATATAACCTTGTATTCGACGACGGAGCAAAATTATATACTCCCGCTCAACCGCTTTTGAAAGGAACAAAGAGAGAAAAATTGCTCGCAGAAGGATTTTTGATTGAAAGCGATATAGAGCCGGATGACATATCCGGATTTAAAAGAATTCATTTCATAAACGCTCTGACCGATCTGAACGAAGTTACGGTATCGGCAGAGTCGGTTAAACAATAG